The Halorhabdus sp. BNX81 genome includes a region encoding these proteins:
- the psmA gene encoding archaeal proteasome endopeptidase complex subunit alpha, whose amino-acid sequence MQGQNQQQAYDRGITIFSPDGRLYQVEYAREAVKRGTASIGVRTADGVVLVVDKRIRSPLMERDSVEKIHKADDHIGIASAGHVADARQLIDFARRQAQLNRLRYGEAIGVETLTKQVTDHVQQYTQIGGARPFGVALMIAGVSNGEPYLYETDPSGTPYEWKALAIGADRGAIREHLEASYDEDMTLEAGVGLALEALASVADGGLTPEGVGIATIPVEDAQFHELTDAETEAYLTDLGLLATDEDDATADDDPDTTADERDTDDDSVDE is encoded by the coding sequence ATGCAGGGACAAAATCAACAGCAGGCCTACGACCGCGGTATCACCATCTTCTCACCCGACGGCAGACTCTACCAGGTCGAGTACGCCCGGGAAGCCGTCAAGCGCGGAACGGCGAGCATCGGCGTTCGGACCGCCGACGGCGTCGTCCTCGTGGTGGACAAGCGCATCCGCTCGCCGCTGATGGAGCGCGATTCCGTCGAGAAGATACACAAGGCCGACGACCACATCGGCATCGCCAGCGCGGGCCACGTCGCCGACGCACGCCAGCTCATCGACTTCGCCCGCCGACAGGCACAGCTCAACCGGCTCCGATACGGCGAGGCGATCGGCGTCGAGACGCTCACGAAGCAGGTTACCGATCACGTCCAGCAGTACACACAGATCGGCGGTGCGCGCCCGTTCGGCGTCGCGCTGATGATCGCCGGCGTCAGCAACGGCGAGCCGTATCTATACGAGACCGACCCATCGGGCACGCCTTACGAGTGGAAGGCACTCGCGATCGGTGCCGACCGTGGGGCGATCCGGGAGCACCTCGAAGCCAGCTACGACGAGGACATGACCCTGGAGGCCGGCGTCGGGCTGGCACTCGAAGCGCTTGCGTCGGTCGCCGACGGCGGCCTGACCCCGGAGGGTGTCGGCATCGCGACGATCCCCGTCGAGGACGCACAGTTCCACGAACTCACCGACGCCGAGACGGAGGCGTACCTCACCGATCTGGGCTTGCTCGCTACAGACGAGGATGACGCAACTGCGGACGACGATCCGGACACGACGGCAGACGAGCGAGACACTGACGACGATTCAGTCGACGAGTAA
- a CDS encoding Rpp14/Pop5 family protein, protein MKHLPKHFRQRWRYLAVELETWSDADFDRGAFQRHLWFGAQNLLGDVGSAAVDLSVVRFEHDGPTGTAIVRTRRDEETNARAVLATLESVDDDPVGLRVRGVSGTVRACEEKYLGGRPEPTEHDDVAFAGTDRPAVIRAGRVDVHVDDGFVGATQRDLS, encoded by the coding sequence ATGAAGCACCTCCCGAAGCACTTCAGGCAGCGCTGGCGATATCTCGCAGTCGAACTCGAAACCTGGTCGGACGCCGACTTCGATCGCGGCGCGTTCCAGCGACACCTCTGGTTTGGGGCTCAGAATCTGCTGGGGGACGTCGGATCGGCAGCTGTCGACCTCTCAGTCGTCCGCTTCGAACACGACGGCCCGACCGGGACGGCGATCGTCCGGACGCGTCGTGACGAGGAGACGAACGCCCGAGCGGTACTCGCCACGCTCGAATCTGTCGATGACGACCCAGTGGGACTCCGCGTCCGGGGCGTCAGCGGCACCGTGCGTGCGTGTGAGGAAAAGTATTTAGGAGGCCGACCGGAACCCACCGAGCACGACGACGTCGCCTTTGCGGGAACCGATCGACCTGCAGTGATCCGGGCTGGCCGGGTGGATGTACACGTCGACGACGGGTTCGTCGGGGCGACGCAACGCGATCTCTCATAA
- a CDS encoding class I SAM-dependent methyltransferase, with protein sequence MKRTLEEHAARFDEQADSYDDGNSSEYRACANLVIEHADPDDGDTVLDLGTGTGAIALALAPAAGRVIGRDISEGMRERARQKAADRGLENTEFGEGRFREPNLPDADVDVVVSNFALHHLSDAEKREAIETIAGLDPARFVLGDVMFFGAPDPDEPFYSPEVDDPATVGTLVDAFTDVGFALTAVERVHDQVGVLVAERVPTGTTGEGGQ encoded by the coding sequence ATGAAACGAACGCTCGAAGAACACGCCGCCCGGTTCGACGAGCAGGCCGACTCCTACGACGACGGCAACTCCTCCGAGTACCGGGCGTGTGCTAATCTGGTGATCGAACACGCCGATCCCGACGATGGCGATACCGTGCTCGACCTGGGGACGGGCACCGGCGCGATTGCCCTCGCACTGGCTCCAGCGGCCGGCCGCGTTATCGGCCGCGATATCAGCGAGGGAATGCGCGAGCGGGCCCGACAGAAGGCCGCCGATCGCGGTTTGGAAAACACCGAGTTCGGTGAGGGTCGCTTTCGCGAGCCCAACCTCCCCGACGCCGACGTGGATGTCGTCGTCTCGAACTTCGCCCTGCACCACCTCAGCGACGCCGAGAAACGCGAGGCGATCGAGACCATCGCCGGTCTGGACCCGGCGCGGTTCGTTCTTGGCGACGTGATGTTCTTCGGGGCGCCGGACCCCGACGAGCCGTTTTACTCGCCGGAAGTCGACGATCCCGCGACCGTCGGGACGCTGGTCGACGCGTTCACTGATGTCGGGTTCGCCCTCACGGCTGTCGAGCGCGTCCACGACCAGGTCGGCGTGCTGGTCGCCGAACGAGTACCAACGGGGACAACTGGCGAGGGTGGCCAATGA
- the dph2 gene encoding diphthamide biosynthesis enzyme Dph2: MSQESERTPGDLTATGMALRHDREWDYELDRISEAVAERNANSVGLQFPEGLKRRGPAVADDLRRTLPDDVTVMLSGEPCYGACDLDTELMRHSEVFVHFGHSPMNESEQIIYVPLFSNVDVLPIMEESLSEFDDPETDEDIGLVTTAQHMNKFEEMREFLEERGYTVHTRRGDERLTHEGQVLGCNYASADVEADQMLYVGGGKFHPLGLAMDHPEKRVVIADPVNNVVDIADADALIKQRYGAIHRAMDAETWGIIYSTKIGQGRLERARQIVEDNDDAYLLTMNNVTPQKLTNFGLDAYVNTACPRITTDDGPQFKQPMLTPGEYEIAMGEKPMDSLSFDTFHGTW; this comes from the coding sequence ATGAGTCAGGAGAGCGAGCGTACCCCGGGCGATCTGACTGCGACGGGGATGGCGCTCAGACACGACCGCGAGTGGGATTACGAACTCGACCGGATCAGCGAGGCCGTCGCGGAGCGAAACGCCAACAGCGTCGGCCTGCAGTTCCCGGAGGGACTCAAACGTCGCGGACCGGCCGTCGCCGACGACCTCCGGCGCACCCTCCCGGATGACGTGACGGTCATGCTCTCGGGCGAACCCTGCTATGGGGCCTGTGATCTGGACACTGAACTGATGCGTCACAGCGAGGTGTTCGTCCACTTCGGCCACAGCCCGATGAACGAGTCCGAGCAGATCATCTACGTCCCGCTGTTCTCGAACGTCGACGTCCTCCCGATCATGGAGGAGTCCCTGTCGGAGTTCGACGATCCCGAGACGGACGAGGACATTGGCCTCGTCACGACCGCCCAGCACATGAACAAGTTCGAGGAGATGCGCGAATTCCTCGAGGAGCGCGGCTATACGGTTCACACCCGGCGTGGCGACGAGCGACTGACCCACGAGGGCCAGGTGCTTGGGTGTAACTACGCCTCCGCGGACGTCGAGGCCGACCAGATGCTCTACGTCGGCGGCGGGAAGTTCCACCCGCTGGGGCTCGCGATGGACCATCCCGAGAAACGCGTCGTCATCGCCGACCCCGTCAACAACGTGGTCGACATCGCGGACGCCGACGCGCTGATCAAACAGCGTTACGGCGCGATCCATCGCGCCATGGACGCCGAGACGTGGGGCATCATCTACTCGACGAAGATCGGCCAGGGTCGCCTCGAACGCGCCCGCCAAATCGTCGAGGATAACGACGACGCCTACCTCCTGACGATGAACAACGTCACGCCCCAGAAGCTCACCAACTTCGGGCTTGACGCCTACGTCAACACCGCTTGCCCGCGGATCACGACCGACGACGGCCCGCAGTTCAAACAGCCCATGCTCACGCCCGGCGAGTACGAGATCGCGATGGGAGAGAAACCGATGGACTCGCTCAGCTTCGACACGTTCCACGGCACCTGGTGA
- a CDS encoding MarR family transcriptional regulator — MIDVLDNKRTATRFRILVEIAERQPAVSQGEIADAVGVTSQAVSEYIRELVEDGFVEKEGRSRYRVTNEGVDWLFGAATDVRRFADHVTEDVLGSVQEDAAIALKPVNEGQTVTLSIADGLLQARPGDGEATGVATTDAEAGEVVGVTGFEGVIDLEPGEVTILQVPPIRSDEDPPLDRLTDAVETADLVAAAGVEAVGALRRIDHEPATNFGAGEVAADAASRGLDVVVVATTDAVGRVTDALRDSDVSYAVT; from the coding sequence ATGATCGACGTCCTCGACAACAAGCGGACGGCGACCCGCTTTCGGATCCTCGTCGAGATCGCCGAACGCCAGCCGGCGGTAAGCCAGGGCGAGATCGCCGACGCCGTCGGCGTGACGAGTCAGGCGGTCAGCGAGTACATTCGCGAACTCGTCGAGGACGGCTTCGTCGAGAAAGAGGGGCGCTCGCGCTATCGGGTCACCAACGAGGGCGTCGACTGGCTGTTCGGCGCGGCGACGGACGTCCGACGGTTCGCGGATCATGTAACCGAAGACGTCCTCGGGAGCGTTCAGGAGGACGCCGCGATCGCCCTCAAGCCCGTCAACGAAGGCCAGACCGTTACGCTCTCGATCGCCGATGGCCTCCTCCAGGCGCGGCCGGGCGACGGCGAGGCGACTGGTGTGGCAACGACGGACGCCGAGGCGGGCGAGGTCGTGGGCGTCACTGGGTTCGAGGGCGTCATCGATCTCGAACCGGGGGAGGTCACTATCCTTCAGGTGCCGCCGATCCGTTCGGACGAGGACCCGCCGCTCGATCGGCTCACGGACGCGGTCGAGACTGCTGACCTCGTCGCCGCGGCGGGTGTCGAGGCCGTCGGCGCGCTCCGTCGGATCGACCACGAACCGGCGACAAACTTCGGGGCCGGGGAGGTCGCCGCCGACGCAGCGAGTCGCGGCCTTGACGTCGTCGTCGTCGCCACGACTGACGCGGTCGGGCGGGTAACCGATGCCCTCCGTGACAGCGACGTGTCCTACGCAGTCACATAG
- a CDS encoding metallophosphoesterase, which produces MEPTFRDRAVIVGETLVVADLHFGRERSSNVELSLGSDASMCDRIGTLLEAHDPAEVVIAGDALHSFDSLPPGVANAFADLRESVAEHGAELIITPGNHDVLLDAVWDGPTPDSYALADGETVVLHGDDPPERSADRYLIGHDHPAIEIEGQRRPCYLHGVNAYRGGDVVVLPSFNELVAGVRINQMRAADFHSPFIRNAGAFRPIVRDEKAAETLEFPPLGSLREML; this is translated from the coding sequence ATGGAACCGACGTTTCGGGACCGGGCCGTGATCGTCGGCGAGACGCTCGTCGTCGCGGATCTGCATTTCGGCCGGGAACGATCCTCGAACGTCGAGCTATCGCTCGGTTCGGACGCGTCCATGTGTGATCGAATCGGGACCCTGCTGGAGGCACACGATCCCGCGGAAGTCGTGATCGCCGGCGACGCGTTGCACTCCTTCGATTCGCTTCCGCCGGGCGTCGCGAATGCGTTTGCGGACCTCCGGGAGTCCGTCGCCGAACACGGCGCAGAGCTAATCATCACGCCCGGGAATCACGACGTGCTGCTCGATGCTGTCTGGGACGGGCCGACACCCGACAGCTACGCCCTCGCAGACGGGGAGACTGTTGTTCTCCACGGTGACGACCCGCCCGAACGATCGGCTGACCGGTACCTGATCGGCCACGATCACCCGGCCATCGAGATCGAGGGCCAAAGGCGGCCGTGTTACCTCCATGGCGTCAACGCCTACCGCGGGGGTGACGTCGTCGTGTTACCGTCGTTCAACGAACTCGTCGCCGGCGTCCGGATAAACCAGATGCGTGCCGCCGACTTTCACTCGCCGTTCATCCGGAACGCGGGCGCGTTCCGGCCGATCGTCCGTGACGAGAAAGCCGCCGAAACCCTGGAGTTCCCGCCGCTTGGCTCCCTCAGAGAGATGCTGTGA
- a CDS encoding NAD(P)/FAD-dependent oxidoreductase: MIDVIVAGGGLAGLVAARHLAEDGLDVTVFESESTVGGRVHTHREDGFTYDRGFQVVFDSYPAVRRELDVDALDLRRFAPGATLARPGERSVIADPLRDPRTVTQTLFNREIPFGDKLRVLKLRQELAGRDEGDIFDPTRPDRTIEAALADRGFSQAFGERFVAPFYGGITLDRTLSTDARIFEYTFARLIEGSAAVPADGMAAIPKQLARRARDAGARIETGVTVESIGADAGKTGETGDSVRVTVDGETITAAGAVVATDPKTAGELTGVETPTDYRGCATVYASLPSETQLDTGKRLLLNIADDRPNQVAPMSAVAPEYAPDGRQLLAATFLGVPDAGDETLFEETRDTLSEWYPERSFATLEHRRTERVPFAQIDQPPGFQSGLPDPDDPDGPVVLAGDYTRWSSIQSALQSGRIAAETLLDGPGLP, translated from the coding sequence ATGATTGACGTGATCGTGGCTGGCGGCGGCCTCGCTGGCCTCGTTGCCGCACGCCACCTCGCCGAGGACGGACTGGACGTGACGGTGTTCGAGAGCGAGTCGACCGTCGGCGGCCGCGTCCACACTCACCGGGAAGACGGATTCACCTACGATCGGGGGTTCCAGGTCGTCTTCGACAGCTATCCGGCAGTCCGGCGCGAACTCGACGTGGACGCACTCGATTTACGGCGATTCGCACCGGGCGCGACGCTCGCACGGCCGGGCGAACGGAGCGTCATCGCTGACCCGCTTCGGGACCCACGGACCGTGACCCAAACGCTGTTCAACCGCGAGATCCCCTTCGGCGACAAGCTTCGCGTCCTCAAACTCCGTCAGGAACTCGCTGGGCGTGATGAAGGCGATATCTTCGACCCGACGCGGCCGGATCGGACTATCGAGGCGGCGCTGGCCGACCGTGGGTTCTCCCAAGCTTTCGGCGAGCGGTTCGTCGCGCCGTTCTACGGCGGGATCACGCTGGATCGCACGCTGTCGACGGATGCCCGGATCTTCGAGTACACGTTTGCCAGACTGATCGAGGGGTCGGCGGCGGTCCCGGCTGACGGGATGGCGGCGATTCCGAAGCAACTGGCCCGTCGTGCCCGTGACGCCGGCGCACGGATCGAAACGGGGGTGACGGTCGAGTCGATCGGCGCGGATGCTGGTAAGACCGGCGAAACGGGAGACAGCGTGAGGGTGACCGTCGACGGCGAGACCATCACGGCGGCCGGCGCGGTCGTGGCGACCGACCCGAAGACGGCCGGCGAGCTCACGGGCGTCGAGACGCCGACCGACTATCGGGGGTGTGCCACTGTCTACGCGTCGTTGCCCTCCGAAACGCAACTCGATACGGGCAAACGCCTCCTGTTGAACATCGCGGACGACCGGCCCAATCAGGTTGCGCCCATGTCGGCAGTGGCTCCCGAGTACGCACCGGACGGCCGGCAGTTGCTCGCCGCGACGTTCCTGGGTGTGCCGGATGCTGGCGACGAGACGCTGTTCGAAGAGACGAGAGATACCCTCTCGGAGTGGTATCCCGAGCGCTCGTTCGCCACCCTCGAACATCGCCGGACGGAACGGGTCCCCTTCGCCCAGATCGACCAGCCGCCAGGGTTCCAGTCGGGGCTGCCCGATCCGGACGACCCGGACGGCCCCGTTGTCCTGGCCGGCGATTACACTCGCTGGAGTTCGATACAGAGCGCTCTCCAGAGCGGTCGAATCGCCGCTGAGACACTCCTAGACGGGCCGGGACTCCCCTGA
- a CDS encoding pyridoxal-phosphate dependent enzyme, which yields MHTDGALAGFDCPTCETTLAPEDVETTCPECGDPVTPVFDADALTDVVAAETDNATGIDRFAPALGFDSDAGLVSIGAGGKTVIDAPSLAAELGVDRVRIADEGRNPTGSAVDRELAVAVSVAAERDAEGVVLPSTGNAARSAAAYAGRAGLESLSYVPSRTPFVEKAMTNVHGGELSVVEGRYVDAAAAYDDADTDGFPVGPASPFRQLGAATLAWDLFEREGSSPDAIVLPVGHGTRLAGFFAGLQALEAAGHLDSLPRLYAAQPAECAPIFTAYQNGVEVETWETPDSVIGPLEIPDPAVGSHALDALAASGGGAVAVTDDDALAAAVDANAATGVEVSATGGVALAGAHELAERGTIETGASVLVVDPLAVAAESDILRSQLMSRGI from the coding sequence ATGCACACCGACGGCGCACTCGCCGGTTTTGACTGCCCGACCTGCGAAACCACCCTCGCCCCGGAGGACGTCGAGACGACCTGCCCCGAGTGTGGCGACCCTGTCACACCGGTGTTCGACGCCGATGCACTCACAGACGTGGTTGCGGCTGAAACGGACAACGCAACCGGAATCGACCGTTTCGCCCCGGCGCTCGGATTCGACTCGGATGCGGGGCTCGTCTCGATCGGTGCGGGTGGAAAGACTGTCATCGACGCCCCCTCACTGGCTGCCGAACTCGGCGTCGACCGCGTCCGGATCGCCGACGAGGGACGCAATCCCACCGGCAGTGCCGTGGATCGAGAGTTGGCCGTGGCTGTCTCAGTCGCCGCCGAACGTGACGCCGAAGGCGTCGTCCTGCCATCGACGGGCAATGCGGCACGGTCGGCAGCCGCCTACGCCGGCCGGGCCGGCCTCGAATCGCTGTCCTACGTCCCCTCCCGGACACCCTTCGTCGAGAAAGCGATGACCAACGTCCACGGCGGCGAGCTCTCGGTCGTCGAGGGCCGATATGTCGACGCGGCAGCCGCCTACGACGATGCCGACACCGACGGTTTCCCGGTCGGGCCAGCCTCGCCGTTCCGGCAACTCGGTGCGGCGACGCTCGCGTGGGATCTCTTCGAACGGGAGGGTTCGTCGCCGGACGCCATCGTCCTGCCGGTCGGCCACGGGACTCGCCTCGCCGGGTTCTTCGCCGGGCTGCAAGCGCTCGAGGCGGCCGGCCACCTCGATTCGCTCCCGCGGCTGTACGCCGCACAGCCGGCGGAGTGTGCGCCGATTTTCACCGCTTACCAGAACGGCGTGGAGGTCGAGACCTGGGAGACACCGGACAGCGTGATCGGTCCCCTAGAAATCCCCGACCCGGCCGTCGGATCGCACGCCCTCGACGCACTCGCGGCCAGCGGCGGCGGTGCAGTGGCCGTGACGGACGACGATGCTCTCGCCGCCGCCGTCGACGCCAACGCGGCGACCGGCGTCGAGGTCAGTGCGACCGGCGGTGTCGCGCTGGCTGGCGCTCACGAACTTGCCGAGCGCGGAACGATCGAAACGGGTGCGTCCGTACTCGTCGTCGATCCGCTCGCCGTCGCTGCCGAGAGCGACATCCTCCGCAGTCAGTTGATGAGCCGCGGGATCTGA
- a CDS encoding proteasome assembly chaperone family protein, with translation MDEYEIEVLADVDLDEPVLVEGLPGVGHVGKLAAEHLLEELDSTPVRRVYSTHFPPQVSVEDGIELASATFHAVTPADGQDMLVLSGDHQAQDNAGHYGLVDTFLDIAEDFDVERIVALGGVPTGELIEEYDVIGAVTTDELETELADAGVDFRENEPAGGIVGVSGLLLGMGQRREWPAACLMGETSGYLVDPKSAQAVLEILQDVLGFEVDYASLEERADEMEEVVRKIQEMEQGAPSSPDEDLRYIG, from the coding sequence ATGGACGAATACGAGATCGAAGTTCTTGCTGACGTCGACCTCGACGAGCCGGTTCTGGTCGAAGGGTTACCCGGCGTCGGTCACGTCGGCAAGCTCGCCGCCGAACACTTACTCGAAGAGCTCGACAGCACGCCCGTCCGGCGGGTTTACTCGACGCACTTCCCGCCCCAGGTGAGCGTCGAGGACGGTATCGAACTTGCCAGTGCAACCTTCCACGCAGTCACGCCCGCGGACGGCCAGGACATGCTCGTCCTCTCGGGCGACCACCAGGCACAGGACAACGCCGGTCACTACGGGCTGGTCGACACGTTCCTCGATATCGCCGAAGACTTCGACGTCGAGCGGATCGTCGCCCTCGGCGGCGTTCCGACGGGCGAACTCATCGAGGAGTACGACGTCATCGGCGCGGTCACGACCGACGAACTGGAGACGGAACTCGCGGATGCCGGGGTCGACTTCCGGGAGAACGAACCCGCCGGCGGCATCGTCGGAGTCTCGGGCCTGCTGCTCGGGATGGGCCAGCGTCGCGAGTGGCCGGCCGCGTGTCTGATGGGCGAAACGTCCGGCTATCTGGTCGATCCCAAGAGCGCCCAGGCCGTCCTCGAAATTTTGCAGGACGTCCTCGGCTTCGAAGTCGACTATGCCTCGCTGGAAGAGCGCGCCGACGAGATGGAAGAAGTCGTCCGCAAGATCCAGGAGATGGAGCAAGGTGCACCCAGCAGTCCCGACGAGGATCTCCGATATATCGGCTGA
- a CDS encoding RNA-protein complex protein Nop10: protein MKSDIRVCSAWRDRHDRPVYTLGDTCPDCGASAENAVPAPFSPEDPNGEYRRALKRRHRQ from the coding sequence ATGAAGTCCGACATCCGGGTGTGTTCGGCGTGGCGCGACCGTCATGACCGCCCGGTGTATACGCTCGGCGACACCTGTCCTGACTGTGGCGCGTCGGCCGAAAACGCCGTTCCGGCCCCATTTTCGCCCGAAGATCCGAACGGCGAGTATCGACGCGCTCTTAAACGACGACACCGGCAATAG
- a CDS encoding translation initiation factor IF-2 subunit alpha, with amino-acid sequence MKFSGWPEPGELVVGRVDEIEDFGVFVDLLEYEDKRGLAHISEVASGWIKNVRDHVNEGQTVVAKVLDVDEDAQQIDLSIKDVNDHQRKDTIQEWKNEQKADNWMSIAFGEDLDDDHYAAIAEELIAAFGSMYDGFEQAAIHGTEALEETDLDDDEIDAIVEAARENVSVPYVNVTGYVDLTCPSQDGVDAIKEAMQAAEGNGSVPEEIDLEVTYVGAPEYRIEVQAPDYKTAESQLEASADRATAAIEERGGSAEYHRERTTDEE; translated from the coding sequence ATGAAGTTCAGCGGCTGGCCCGAACCCGGCGAACTGGTCGTCGGGCGCGTCGACGAGATCGAGGACTTCGGTGTGTTCGTCGACCTCTTAGAGTACGAGGACAAGCGCGGGCTGGCCCACATCAGCGAGGTCGCCTCCGGGTGGATCAAGAACGTCCGCGACCACGTCAACGAGGGCCAGACTGTCGTCGCGAAGGTCTTAGACGTCGACGAGGACGCCCAGCAGATCGACCTCTCGATCAAGGACGTCAACGATCACCAGCGCAAGGACACCATCCAGGAGTGGAAAAACGAGCAGAAGGCCGACAACTGGATGTCCATCGCCTTCGGCGAGGATCTCGACGACGACCACTACGCTGCCATCGCCGAGGAACTCATCGCCGCGTTCGGCTCGATGTACGATGGGTTCGAGCAGGCGGCCATCCACGGCACGGAAGCGCTCGAAGAGACCGATCTGGATGACGACGAGATCGACGCGATCGTCGAGGCGGCACGCGAGAACGTCTCAGTCCCGTACGTCAACGTCACGGGCTACGTCGACCTGACGTGTCCGTCCCAGGATGGGGTCGATGCGATCAAGGAGGCGATGCAGGCCGCCGAGGGCAACGGCAGCGTGCCCGAAGAGATCGATCTCGAAGTTACCTACGTCGGGGCTCCCGAGTACCGGATCGAAGTCCAGGCGCCGGATTACAAGACGGCCGAGTCCCAGCTGGAAGCGAGTGCCGACCGCGCCACGGCGGCCATCGAAGAACGCGGTGGCTCCGCCGAGTACCACCGTGAGCGCACCACCGACGAGGAATGA
- a CDS encoding 30S ribosomal protein S27e — MTGNFYSVRCPDCENEQVVFGKAASEVVCAVCGNTLVRPTGGKATIEGDVLETVEQR, encoded by the coding sequence ATGACAGGAAACTTCTACAGCGTCCGATGTCCGGACTGTGAGAACGAACAGGTCGTCTTCGGCAAGGCGGCGAGTGAAGTCGTCTGTGCCGTCTGTGGGAACACGCTCGTCCGCCCGACCGGTGGCAAGGCTACCATCGAGGGCGACGTACTCGAGACGGTCGAACAACGATGA
- a CDS encoding 50S ribosomal protein L44e → MQMPRRFNTYCPNCNEHHEHEVERVRQGRSTGMTKVNGRQRERQSGIGNDGKFSKVPGGDKPTKKTNLTYRCSECGNAHLREGWRAGRIEFQE, encoded by the coding sequence ATGCAGATGCCACGCCGGTTTAACACCTACTGTCCGAACTGCAACGAGCACCACGAACACGAAGTCGAGCGCGTCCGACAGGGACGCTCTACCGGCATGACGAAAGTCAACGGCCGCCAGCGCGAGCGCCAGTCCGGGATCGGGAACGACGGCAAGTTCTCGAAGGTCCCCGGTGGCGACAAGCCGACGAAGAAGACCAACCTCACGTACCGCTGTTCGGAGTGTGGCAACGCCCACCTCCGCGAGGGATGGCGCGCCGGCCGGATCGAGTTCCAGGAATAA
- a CDS encoding HAH_0734 family protein — protein MKRLIIHGDPGIRKDAVIEHDGEEYVCFGINKQGDWHGPAEPQLWCTVGSEDERETFELRNYIPMHMETLSADADAITVVESA, from the coding sequence ATGAAGCGGCTCATCATCCACGGCGACCCCGGCATCCGCAAAGACGCCGTGATCGAGCACGACGGCGAAGAGTACGTCTGCTTCGGGATCAATAAACAGGGCGACTGGCATGGCCCGGCCGAACCCCAGCTGTGGTGTACGGTCGGCAGCGAGGACGAACGCGAGACCTTCGAGCTCCGGAACTACATCCCGATGCACATGGAGACACTCTCTGCGGACGCCGACGCGATTACTGTCGTCGAGTCGGCCTGA